The proteins below come from a single Melospiza melodia melodia isolate bMelMel2 chromosome 12, bMelMel2.pri, whole genome shotgun sequence genomic window:
- the PIK3CB gene encoding phosphatidylinositol 4,5-bisphosphate 3-kinase catalytic subunit beta isoform, translating to MPPAVTDSLDIWAVDSQIGADGSISVDFLLPTGIYINLDVPRDATISQIKQLLWKQAHSYPLFHLLMEIDSYMFSCVNQTAVHEELEDETRRLCDVRPFLPVLKLVTRNCDPGEKLDSKIGVLIGKGLHEFDALQDPEVNDFRAKMRRISEEKIQSLVGLSWMDWLKHTYPPEQEPVIPESFQDKLYNGNLVVAVHFDNCQDVFSFQVSPNMNPIKLNELAIRKRLTIHGKEDEEVDPADYVLQVSGRLEYVFGDHPLIQFQYILNCVMSRTLPQLTLVECCTIKKMCEQEMIAIEAAINRKSSSLPLPLPPKKRATTSVWDISNPFKIILLKGNKLNTEENAKVHVRAGLFHGTELLCKTIVSTEISGRSDHVWNEVLEFEINVCDLPRMARLCFAVYAVMDKMKTKKSTKAMNPSKYQTIRKAGKVHYPVAWVNTMVFDYKGHLRNGELVLHSWSSFPDELEEMLNPMGTVQTNPYTENATALHIRFQEYSKQPINYPPFDKILEKAAEIARNSDNAAMAGRGGKKFYVVLKDIMERDPLSQLCENEMDLIWTLRYDCRENFPQSLPKLLLSLKWNKLEDVAQLQALLQIWPKLLPREALELLDFNYPDQYVREYAVGCLRQMSDEELSQYLLQLVQVLKYEPFLDCALSRFLLERALGNRRIGQMLFWHLRSEVHIPAVSVQFGLILEAYCRGSVAHMKVLAKQVEALNKMKTLNSLIKLNAMKQSKAKGKDAMHTCLKQNAYREALSDLQSPLNPSVILSELHVEKCRYMDSKMKPLWIVYNNKMFGGDHVGIIFKNGDDLRQDMLTLQILRLMDILWKEAGLNLRMLPYGCLATGDHSGLIEAVSSSETIADIQLNSSNVAAAAAFNKDALLNWLKEYNLGEDLDRAIEEFTLSCAGYCVATYVLGIGDRHSDNIMVRKNGQLFHIDFGHILGNFKSKFGIKRERVPFILTYDFIHVIQQGKTGNTEKFGRFRQCCEQAYLILRKHGNLLITLFALMLTAGLPELTSVKDIQYLKDSLALGKSEEEALKQFKQKFDEALRESWTTKVNWMAHTVRKDYRS from the exons ATGCCTCCTGCCGTGACAGACAGCCTTGACATCTGGGCAGTGGATTCACAGATTGGTGCTGATGGCTCAATATCTGTGGACTTCCTGTTGCCCACTGGAATCTACATCAACCTGGATGTCCCTCGAGATGCCACCATATCTCAGATTAAACAG CTGTTATGGAAGCAGGCACATTCCTACCCACTCTTTCATCTCCTCATGGAGATTGACTCTTACATGTTCTCATGTGTGAATCAGACTGCTGTACATGAAGAATTAGAGGATGAAACACGGAGACTTTGTGATGTTAGACCCTTTCTTCCTGTCCTTAAACTAGTGACAAGGAACTGTGATCCAGGAGAAAAGTTGGATTCCAAAATAGGTGTCCTAATAGGCAAAG GTCTCCATGAGTTTGATGCCTTACAAGATCCTGAAGTGAATGACTTCCGAGCTAAAATGAGGAGAATCAGTGAGGAGAAGATTCAGTCCCTTGTGGGTCTCTCCTGGATGGACTGGTTGAAGCACACTTATCCACCAGAGCAGGAGCCTGTGATCCCAGAGAGCTTCCAAGATAAGCTCTACAATGGAAACCTTGTGGTGGCTGTTCATTTTGATAACTGCCAG GATGTATTTAGTTTCCAGGTGTCTCCTAACATGAATCCCATCAAGCTGAACGAGCTGGCAATCCGAAAACGTTTGACTATCCATGGAAAAGAGGATGAGGAAGTTGATCCTGCTGATTATGTGCTGCAAGTTAGTGGAAGGCTGGAATATGTCTTTGGTGATCACCCATTAATTCAGTTCCAG TATATCCTCAACTGTGTGATGAGCAGGACCCTTCCCCAGCTGACCCTGGTGGAGTGCTGCACCATCAAGAAGATGTGTGAGCAGGAGATGATTGCCATAGAAGCTGCCATCAACCGAAAATCCTCCagccttcctcttcctctgccACCAAAAAAAAGAGCAACAACT AGTGTGTGGGATATTTCCAACCCTTTCAAGATTATCCTATTAAAGGGCAATAAACTAAACACAGAAGAAAATGCCAAA GTTCATGTTAGGGCTGGTCTTTTCCatggcacagagctcctttgtaaAACAATTGTGAGCACAGAAATATCTGGGAGAAGTGACCACGTTTGGAATGAAGTGCTGGAGTTTGAAATCAATGTCTGTGATCTGCCAAGGATGGCAAGGCTCTGCTTTGCTGTTTATGCTGTCATGGATAAGATGAAAACTAAAAAGTCCACCAAGGCAATGAATCCTTCCAAATACCAAACCATTAGGAAAGCAGGAAAAGTG CATTATCCTGTAGCCTGGGTGAATACCATGGTGTTTGATTATAAAGGACACTTGAGGAATGGAGAACTGGTACTGCACAGCTGGTCATCATTTCCTG ATGAACTTGAAGAAATGTTGAATCCCATGGGAACCGTCCAGACCAACCCTTACACTGAAAATGCAACAGCTTTGCACATTAGATTTCAGGAATATTCAAAACAGCCCATTAATTACCCTCCCTTTGATAAG ATACTTGAAAAGGCAGCTGAGATTGCAAGAAACAGTGACAATGCTGCAATGGCG GGTCGAGGTGGTAAGAAGTTTTATGTTGTGCTAAAAGATATAATGGAAAGAGATCCTTTATCTCAGCTTTGTGAAAATGAAATGGATCTCATTTGGACTTTGCGATATGACTGTCGTGAAAATTTCCCACAATCGTTGCCAAAACTGCTGCTCTCTTTAAAGTGGAACAAACTTGAAGATGTTGCTCAG CTCCAGGCCCTCCTGCAGATCTGGCCcaagctgctgcccagggaggcttTGGAGCTGCTGGATTTCAACTACCCTGACCAGTATGTCAGGGAATATGCCGTGGGCTGTTTGAGGCAGATGAG TGATGAAGAGCTCTCTCAGTATCTTCTCCAACTTGTGCAAGTCCTCAAGTATGAGCCTTTTCTGGATTGTGCACTCTCCAGGTTTCTCCTGGAAAGAGCACTGGGCAATCGGAGAATAGGACAGATGTTGTTCTGGCACCTGAG GTCGGAGGTTCACATCCCCGCCGTGTCGGTGCAGTTCGGGCTCATCCTGGAGGCTTACTGCAGGGGCAGCGTGGCTCACATGAAGGTGCTGGCTAAACAG GTGGAAGCCCTCAATAAAATGAAGACTTTAAATAGTCTAATTAAGCTGAATGCCatgaagcaaagcaaagcaaaaggcAAAGATGCAATGCATACGTGTTTGAAACAAAATGCTTACAGAGAAGCACTTTCTGACCTCCAGTCTCCTCTGAACCCTTCTGTTATACTCTCAGAGCTGCA TGTTGAGAAGTGTAGATATATGGATTCTAAAATGAAGCCTCTCTGGATAGTGTACAACAACAAAATGTTTGGAGGAGATCATGTAGGGATCATCTTTAAAAATGGTGATG ATCTCCGGCAGGACAtgctgacactgcagatcctGCGCCTGATGGACATTCTGTGGAAAGAGGCTGGCCTGAACCTCCG GATGTTGCCCTATGGCTGCTTGGCAACTGGAGATCACTCTGGCCTCATTGAGGCTGTTTCTAGCTCAGAAACCATTGCTGACATTCAGTTAAACAGCAGCAAcgttgctgcagctgctgccttcaACAAGGACGCGCTCTTGAACTGGCTGAAGGAATACAATTTAGG AGAGGACTTGGATCGAGCCATTGAAGAATTTACTCTGTCTTGTGCTGGCTACTGTGTAGCTACATATGTGCTGGGAATTGGTGACAGACACAGTGACAATATCATGGTCAGGAAAAATGGGCAG ctCTTTCACATAGATTTTGGGCATATTCTTGGAAACTTCAAGTCCAAGTTTGGAATTAAAAGGGAACGGGTACCTTTCATACTCACCTATGATTTCATTCATGTTATTCAACAAGGAAAAACAGGGAACACTGAAAAATTTGGTCG